A single Streptomyces sp. Edi2 DNA region contains:
- a CDS encoding ammonium transporter, with translation MPPGILTLAADKVTLSPANTGFMLICSALVMIMTPGLAFFYGGMVRVKSVLNMLMMSFISLGIVTILWVLYGFGLAFGTDKGGFIGWNGNFAGLSHIGLTELWGTSTIPVYVFAVFQLMFAVITPALISGALADRVKFTAWALFIALWVTVVYFPVAHWVWGEGGWLFELKVIDFAGGTAVHINAGAAALGVLLVVGKRIGFKKDPMRPHSLPLVMLGAGLLWFGWFGFNAGSWLGNDDGIGAVAFVNTQVATAAAMLGWLAYEKLRHGSFTTLGAASGAVAGLVAITPACGAVSPLGAIAVGVIAGVLCAMAVNLKYKFGYDDSLDVIGVHLVGGVVGSLLIGFFATGGVQSKAKGLFYGGGLDQLGRQAVGVVCVLLYSLVVSYVLAKAIDLVMGFRVGEDEEVAGIDQAAHAETAYDFAGAGGGTVGRKGPALGEALTKKVDA, from the coding sequence ATGCCCCCAGGCATCCTGACGCTTGCAGCAGACAAGGTGACGCTCAGCCCGGCGAACACCGGGTTCATGCTGATCTGCTCCGCCCTGGTGATGATCATGACCCCCGGGCTCGCCTTCTTCTACGGCGGTATGGTCCGGGTCAAGAGCGTGCTCAACATGCTGATGATGAGCTTCATCAGCCTGGGCATCGTCACCATCCTGTGGGTCCTGTACGGCTTCGGACTCGCCTTCGGCACCGACAAGGGCGGCTTCATCGGCTGGAACGGCAACTTCGCCGGCCTCAGCCACATCGGCCTGACCGAGCTGTGGGGCACCAGCACCATCCCGGTCTATGTCTTCGCGGTCTTCCAGCTGATGTTCGCGGTCATCACGCCCGCGCTGATCAGCGGTGCACTCGCCGACCGGGTGAAGTTCACCGCCTGGGCGCTCTTCATCGCCCTGTGGGTCACCGTGGTGTACTTCCCCGTCGCCCACTGGGTCTGGGGCGAGGGCGGCTGGCTCTTCGAGCTGAAGGTCATCGACTTCGCGGGCGGTACCGCGGTGCACATCAACGCCGGCGCCGCGGCGCTCGGCGTGCTCCTCGTCGTCGGCAAGCGCATCGGCTTCAAGAAGGACCCGATGCGGCCGCACAGCCTGCCCCTGGTGATGCTCGGCGCCGGGCTGCTGTGGTTCGGCTGGTTCGGCTTCAACGCCGGCTCCTGGCTCGGCAACGACGACGGCATCGGCGCGGTCGCCTTCGTCAACACCCAGGTCGCCACCGCCGCCGCGATGCTCGGCTGGCTGGCGTACGAAAAGCTCCGGCACGGCTCGTTCACCACGCTCGGCGCGGCTTCCGGCGCGGTCGCCGGCCTGGTCGCGATCACCCCGGCCTGCGGCGCGGTCAGCCCGCTGGGTGCCATCGCGGTCGGTGTGATCGCCGGTGTGCTGTGCGCCATGGCCGTCAATCTCAAGTACAAGTTCGGCTACGACGACTCTCTGGACGTCATCGGTGTCCACCTCGTCGGCGGTGTCGTCGGCTCGCTGCTGATCGGCTTCTTCGCCACCGGCGGGGTGCAGAGCAAGGCCAAGGGCCTGTTCTACGGCGGCGGCCTCGACCAACTCGGCCGGCAGGCCGTCGGTGTGGTCTGCGTACTGCTGTACTCCCTGGTCGTCTCCTACGTCCTTGCCAAGGCCATCGACCTGGTGATGGGCTTCCGGGTCGGCGAGGACGAGGAGGTCGCCGGCATCGACCAGGCCGCACACGCGGAGACCGCGTACGACTTCGCCGGCGCGGGCGGCGGCACGGTCGGCCGCAAGGGACCGGCACTCGGCGAGGCTCTGACGAAGAAGGTGGACGCGTGA
- a CDS encoding P-II family nitrogen regulator, translating to MKLITAVIKPHRLDEVKDALQAFGVHGLTLTEASGYGRQRGHTEVYRGAEYTVDLVPKIRVEVLVEDADAEELMDVVVKAARTGKIGDGKVWSIPVDDAVRVRTGERGPDAL from the coding sequence GTGAAGCTCATCACGGCAGTAATCAAGCCGCACCGGCTGGACGAGGTGAAGGACGCCCTGCAGGCCTTCGGTGTGCACGGTCTGACGCTCACCGAGGCCAGCGGCTACGGCAGGCAGCGCGGGCACACGGAGGTGTACCGCGGCGCCGAGTACACCGTCGATCTGGTGCCCAAGATCCGCGTCGAGGTGCTGGTCGAGGACGCCGACGCCGAGGAGCTGATGGACGTCGTCGTCAAGGCGGCACGCACCGGCAAGATCGGCGACGGGAAGGTCTGGAGCATCCCGGTCGACGACGCGGTACGGGTGCGGACCGGGGAGCGGGGACCGGACGCACTGTGA
- a CDS encoding [protein-PII] uridylyltransferase, producing the protein MTESVEETAGPDGTPGPAREPAHDGGYPAARLRLLQDEAAIGPDRRADLARLTDDWLAGLLHRHATEAGLSGTALVAVGGYGRGELSPRSDLDLLLLHDGRAAPADLAALADRLWYPVWDLGLALDHSVRTPAEARKAARDDLKVQLGLLDARHLAGDAELTGALRTTAYADWRASAPKRLPELHDLCQERAERQGELQYLLEPDLKEARGGLRDATALRAVAASWLADAPRGGLEAARTRLLDTRDALHLTTGRATDRLSLQEQDQVAGALGMLDADALLRQTYESARTISYAADVTWREVGRVLRARSVKPMLRGLLHGRTAGKGERSPLAEGVVELDGEAVLARTARPERDPVLVLRAAAAAAQAGLPLATHSIRRCSTAAATRPLPVPWPAEAREQLVTLLGAGSHTVPVWEALEAEGIITRLLPDWERVRCRPQRNPVHTWTVDRHLIETAVRASALTRRVHRPDLLLIAALLHDIGKGWPGDHSVAGETIARDVAARLGFGARDTAVIATLVRHHLLLVETATRRDLDDPATVGAVAEAVGSTGTLELLHALTEADALATGPAAWSAWRGGLVADLVKRVTARLAGEPRTEVRDADEPTAEQERLAIEARRTGGPVLALHTRSEPAAGTGDGSAPPDREPVGVELLIAVPAHRSPGRRPSTSPAGTPGVLPAAAGVLALHRLTVRAADLLLLDPVDDGPVLLLRWRVAAEYGSLPRPDRLRADLARALDGSLDVPARLAERERAYARRARAVLAPPPRVTVVTGSSRTATVIEVRAQDAHGLLHRIGRALEKAGVAVRSAHISTLGANAVDAFYVTGADGEPLSDGAAHEVAAAVERALQ; encoded by the coding sequence GTGACGGAGAGCGTCGAGGAAACGGCAGGACCGGACGGAACACCGGGCCCGGCGCGGGAGCCCGCGCACGACGGCGGCTACCCGGCGGCCCGGCTGCGGCTCCTCCAGGACGAGGCGGCCATCGGACCCGATCGCCGCGCCGACCTCGCCCGGCTGACCGACGACTGGCTGGCCGGCCTGCTGCACCGGCACGCCACCGAAGCCGGCCTGTCCGGCACCGCCCTGGTCGCCGTCGGCGGCTACGGCCGCGGCGAACTCTCCCCGCGCAGCGATCTCGACCTGCTCCTGCTGCACGACGGCCGCGCCGCCCCCGCCGACCTCGCCGCGCTCGCCGACCGCCTCTGGTACCCCGTCTGGGACCTCGGGCTGGCCCTCGACCACTCCGTTCGCACCCCCGCCGAGGCCCGTAAAGCGGCCCGCGACGACCTGAAGGTGCAGCTGGGCCTGCTCGACGCCCGGCACCTGGCCGGCGACGCCGAACTGACCGGCGCGCTGCGCACCACCGCCTACGCCGACTGGCGGGCGAGCGCCCCCAAACGGCTCCCCGAGCTCCACGACCTGTGCCAGGAGCGCGCCGAGCGGCAGGGCGAGCTGCAGTACCTGCTCGAACCCGACCTCAAGGAGGCCAGGGGCGGGCTGCGGGACGCCACCGCGCTGCGTGCGGTCGCCGCCTCCTGGCTCGCCGACGCCCCGCGCGGCGGCCTGGAAGCCGCCCGCACCCGTCTGCTGGACACCCGCGACGCGCTGCATCTGACCACCGGCCGCGCCACCGACCGGCTCTCCCTCCAGGAACAGGACCAGGTCGCCGGCGCCCTCGGCATGCTCGACGCGGACGCCCTGCTGCGGCAGACCTACGAATCCGCCCGCACCATCTCCTACGCCGCCGATGTCACCTGGCGGGAGGTCGGCCGGGTGCTGCGCGCCCGCTCCGTCAAGCCCATGCTGCGCGGGCTGCTGCACGGCCGTACCGCGGGCAAGGGCGAGCGCTCACCGCTCGCCGAGGGCGTCGTCGAACTCGACGGCGAGGCGGTGCTGGCCCGTACCGCACGCCCCGAGCGGGACCCGGTGCTGGTCCTGCGCGCCGCGGCCGCCGCCGCCCAGGCCGGGCTGCCGCTGGCCACCCACTCGATCCGCCGGTGCAGCACGGCCGCCGCCACCCGGCCGCTGCCCGTGCCCTGGCCCGCCGAGGCCCGCGAACAGCTGGTGACGCTGCTGGGCGCGGGCAGCCACACCGTCCCCGTATGGGAGGCACTGGAGGCCGAGGGCATCATCACGCGGCTGCTGCCCGACTGGGAACGCGTCCGCTGCCGCCCCCAGCGCAACCCCGTCCACACCTGGACCGTGGACCGCCACCTCATCGAGACCGCGGTCCGCGCCTCGGCCCTGACCCGCCGGGTGCACCGCCCCGACCTGCTGCTGATCGCCGCCCTGCTGCACGACATCGGCAAGGGCTGGCCCGGTGACCACTCGGTGGCCGGTGAGACCATCGCCCGCGACGTGGCGGCCCGGCTCGGCTTCGGCGCCCGCGACACCGCGGTGATCGCCACTCTCGTACGGCACCACCTGCTGCTCGTCGAGACCGCCACCCGGCGCGATCTGGACGACCCGGCGACCGTGGGCGCGGTCGCCGAGGCGGTCGGCAGCACCGGCACCCTGGAGCTGCTGCACGCCCTGACCGAGGCCGATGCCCTGGCCACCGGCCCCGCCGCCTGGAGCGCCTGGCGCGGTGGACTCGTCGCCGACCTGGTCAAACGGGTCACCGCGCGGCTCGCGGGGGAGCCCCGTACGGAGGTACGCGACGCCGATGAGCCGACCGCGGAGCAGGAGCGGCTGGCGATCGAGGCCCGGCGCACCGGCGGCCCGGTCCTGGCGCTGCACACCCGCTCCGAACCCGCCGCCGGAACCGGGGACGGGTCCGCGCCGCCCGACCGGGAGCCGGTCGGTGTGGAACTGCTCATCGCCGTACCCGCCCACCGGTCACCCGGCCGCCGCCCCTCGACGAGCCCGGCGGGCACACCGGGCGTCCTGCCCGCCGCGGCAGGTGTGCTGGCCCTGCACCGGCTCACCGTCCGCGCCGCCGACCTGCTGCTGCTCGACCCCGTCGACGACGGCCCGGTCCTGCTGCTGCGCTGGCGGGTGGCCGCTGAATACGGCTCGCTGCCGCGCCCCGACCGGCTGCGCGCCGACCTGGCCCGCGCCCTGGACGGCTCCCTCGACGTCCCCGCCCGCCTCGCCGAGCGCGAACGCGCCTACGCCCGCCGGGCCCGAGCCGTGCTCGCCCCGCCGCCGCGGGTCACCGTGGTCACCGGCAGCTCCCGCACCGCCACCGTCATCGAGGTCCGCGCCCAGGACGCACACGGTCTGCTGCACCGCATCGGCCGCGCCCTGGAGAAGGCCGGCGTCGCCGTCCGCAGCGCCCACATCAGCACCCTGGGCGCGAACGCGGTGGATGCGTTCTATGTCACGGGGGCGGACGGGGAGCCCCTGTCCGACGGCGCGGCCCATGAGGTGGCGGCGGCCGTGGAGCGCGCTCTGCAGTAG
- the ffh gene encoding signal recognition particle protein, translating to MFDTLSDRLASTFKNLRGKGRLSEADIDATAREIRIALLEADVALPVVRAFIKQVKERATGSEVSQALNPAQQVIKIVNEELVGILGGETRRLRLAKTPPTVIMLAGLQGAGKTTLAGKLGRWLKTQGHAPLLVACDLQRPNAVNQLQVVSERAEVAFYGPQPGNGVGDPVQVAKDSIEYAGTKQHDVVIVDTAGRLGIDQELMQQAADIRDAVSPDEVLFVVDAMIGQDAVNTAEAFRDGVGFDGVVLSKLDGDARGGAALSVAHVTGKQIMFASNGEKLDDFDAFHPDRMASRILGMGDMLSLIEKAEQTFSQDEAEKMAAKLAKGPKEFTLDDFLAQMEQVRKMGSISKLLGMLPGMGQMKDQINNLDEREVDRTAAIIKSMTPAERQEPTIINGSRRARIAKGSGVDVSAVKGLVERFFDARKMMSKMAQGGGMPGMPGMPGMPGMGGGARKKKQVKQAKGKRKSGNPMKRKADEEAAAARREAAQSGNPLGLPQGGQDPQNFELPEEFKKFMG from the coding sequence GTGTTCGATACGCTTTCCGACCGCTTGGCGAGTACTTTCAAAAACCTCCGGGGCAAGGGCCGCCTGAGCGAGGCGGACATCGACGCCACGGCGCGCGAGATCCGTATCGCGCTGCTCGAAGCCGATGTCGCCCTCCCCGTTGTCCGCGCCTTCATCAAGCAGGTCAAGGAGCGTGCCACCGGCTCCGAGGTCTCCCAGGCGCTGAACCCCGCCCAGCAGGTCATCAAGATCGTCAACGAGGAGCTCGTCGGCATCCTCGGCGGCGAGACCCGCCGGCTGCGGCTCGCCAAGACGCCCCCGACCGTGATCATGCTGGCGGGTCTGCAGGGTGCCGGTAAGACCACCCTCGCCGGAAAGCTCGGCCGCTGGCTCAAGACGCAGGGGCACGCCCCGCTGCTGGTCGCCTGTGACCTCCAGCGCCCCAACGCCGTCAACCAGCTCCAGGTCGTCTCGGAGCGCGCGGAGGTCGCCTTCTACGGCCCCCAGCCGGGCAACGGCGTCGGCGACCCGGTCCAGGTGGCCAAGGACTCCATCGAGTACGCGGGCACCAAGCAGCACGACGTCGTCATCGTCGACACCGCCGGCCGTCTGGGCATCGACCAGGAACTGATGCAGCAGGCCGCGGACATCCGCGACGCGGTCAGCCCCGACGAGGTCCTGTTCGTCGTCGACGCGATGATCGGTCAGGACGCGGTCAACACCGCCGAGGCGTTCCGCGACGGCGTCGGCTTCGACGGCGTGGTGCTCTCCAAGCTCGACGGTGACGCCCGCGGTGGTGCCGCGCTGTCCGTCGCGCACGTCACCGGCAAGCAGATCATGTTCGCCTCCAACGGCGAGAAGCTGGACGACTTCGACGCGTTCCACCCGGACCGCATGGCGTCCCGCATCCTCGGCATGGGCGACATGCTCAGCCTGATCGAGAAGGCCGAGCAGACCTTCAGCCAGGACGAGGCCGAGAAGATGGCGGCCAAGCTGGCGAAGGGCCCCAAGGAGTTCACCCTCGACGACTTCCTGGCCCAGATGGAGCAGGTCCGCAAGATGGGCTCCATCTCCAAGCTGCTCGGCATGCTGCCCGGCATGGGGCAGATGAAGGACCAGATCAACAACCTCGACGAGCGCGAGGTCGACCGCACGGCCGCCATCATCAAGTCGATGACCCCGGCCGAGCGCCAGGAGCCGACGATCATCAACGGCTCGCGCCGGGCCCGTATCGCCAAGGGTTCCGGTGTCGACGTCAGCGCGGTCAAGGGCCTGGTCGAGCGGTTCTTCGACGCCCGCAAGATGATGTCCAAGATGGCCCAGGGCGGCGGCATGCCCGGGATGCCCGGCATGCCGGGGATGCCTGGCATGGGCGGCGGGGCCCGCAAGAAGAAGCAGGTCAAGCAGGCCAAGGGCAAGCGCAAGAGCGGTAACCCGATGAAGCGCAAGGCTGACGAAGAGGCCGCCGCGGCGCGCCGGGAGGCCGCCCAGTCCGGCAACCCGCTGGGCCTGCCGCAGGGCGGCCAGGACCCGCAGAACTTCGAACTCCCCGAGGAATTCAAGAAGTTCATGGGCTGA
- a CDS encoding phosphotriesterase — MSDLLQTVSGTLPASAVRGPVLAHEHLALDLTRGADSAATLTAGHRAAITEELASLRTEFGLGLLVELTCRGMGRDVASMARIAADSGVAVIAATGWYYEPFHPAELSRTSAERLAGTLVGEIERGCGGSGIRPGVIGEVGSHGDVPSEPEARTLTAAALAATATGLSVATHAQFGRGGLAQLELLTAAGLPPHRVSIGHQDLLDDPAVHRELAAAGAYIAFDTVGKESYRSDRARLRLLLALLESGYADRVLLSCDVSRHGYLLSEGGMGYGHLFRSFLPRLRAAGVDEELIDRLTRRNPLRFLTGRDGADDGPAAPGGGGVADGRADDGPEGGAGPARGR, encoded by the coding sequence ATGAGCGATCTGCTGCAAACCGTCTCGGGCACCCTGCCCGCTTCCGCCGTACGCGGGCCGGTGCTCGCCCATGAGCATCTGGCGCTCGATCTGACCCGGGGCGCCGACAGCGCGGCGACCCTGACTGCCGGGCACCGCGCCGCGATCACCGAGGAACTGGCGTCGCTGCGCACCGAGTTCGGGCTCGGCCTGCTCGTCGAACTCACCTGCCGGGGCATGGGGCGCGATGTGGCGTCGATGGCCCGGATCGCCGCGGATTCGGGGGTGGCGGTCATCGCGGCGACCGGCTGGTATTACGAGCCTTTCCATCCGGCGGAGCTGAGCCGCACCAGCGCCGAGCGGCTGGCCGGCACGCTGGTCGGGGAGATCGAGCGCGGCTGCGGTGGCTCCGGGATCCGTCCCGGGGTGATCGGCGAGGTCGGCAGCCACGGCGACGTGCCGAGCGAGCCGGAGGCGCGGACGCTGACCGCGGCGGCGCTCGCCGCCACGGCGACCGGGCTGTCGGTGGCCACCCATGCCCAGTTCGGCCGCGGCGGCCTGGCCCAGCTGGAGCTGCTGACGGCGGCCGGGCTCCCGCCGCACCGGGTCAGCATCGGCCATCAGGACCTGCTCGACGATCCGGCGGTGCACCGGGAACTGGCGGCGGCCGGTGCGTACATCGCGTTCGACACCGTCGGCAAGGAGAGCTACCGGAGCGACCGGGCGCGGCTGCGGCTGCTGCTGGCCCTCCTGGAGTCCGGATACGCCGACCGGGTGCTGTTGAGCTGCGATGTCTCCCGCCACGGCTATCTGCTCAGCGAGGGCGGGATGGGCTACGGGCACCTGTTCCGGTCCTTCCTGCCGCGGCTGCGGGCGGCGGGCGTGGACGAGGAGCTGATCGACCGGCTGACGCGGCGCAACCCGCTGCGGTTTCTCACGGGGCGGGACGGGGCGGACGACGGGCCGGCGGCTCCGGGCGGAGGCGGGGTGGCCGACGGCCGGGCAGACGACGGCCCGGAGGGCGGTGCCGGGCCGGCCCGGGGGCGATGA
- a CDS encoding YhfT family protein, which produces MGSLPAAAPPGPAAAAGALDFSTAGQLTVIGVCALTAYLAHRALAVFNDGVRPFLLDFLQGRATRSATGAVSFGLSAGFIFGLGAPMALSSGVLNPWLVFLPTDLLGILAPRKWLAPVLGGAWGAVVVFGLKGANEVAHELPVDFLTAMQRMATPILFLFTLFPVLAISKQFGRLPGAVAGVVELALVVVTMKLLPEVFAGAPAMAAGVLLLIGFAVARDLRQRRRERVRAAGERAETAHEWAGTAHERAEAADEQAGAAGRQTGAAEDRTKAADELPAGPDEDPMVSLFSASAARLRRHLPLFMALGAGVCLLAQLHIFGGGEAASFLIAKGRTVEAAQVDFYRAFGFLPLIATTALASGAYGIAGFTFVYPLGYLLPSPWWALVCGALVFAAEVLALSGIGRVLGGLPSVRDSSEQLRGAIGATLQLALLFGSLLAAQAMGGGLGILLVGGLYLLNEAMGRVVVRTAAGPAAVVAGGVLLNVLYWLDLFTPLTS; this is translated from the coding sequence GTGGGCAGCCTCCCCGCTGCCGCGCCCCCGGGCCCGGCTGCCGCGGCCGGCGCCCTCGACTTCTCCACGGCCGGGCAGCTGACCGTCATCGGGGTGTGCGCGCTGACCGCGTACCTGGCGCATCGGGCACTGGCGGTGTTCAACGACGGCGTACGGCCGTTCCTGCTGGACTTCCTCCAGGGGCGGGCCACCCGCAGCGCGACCGGTGCGGTCTCCTTCGGCCTGTCGGCCGGCTTCATCTTCGGACTCGGCGCGCCCATGGCGCTGTCGTCGGGTGTGCTCAACCCCTGGCTGGTGTTCCTGCCGACCGATCTGCTGGGCATCCTCGCGCCGAGGAAGTGGCTCGCGCCGGTGCTGGGCGGTGCCTGGGGCGCGGTGGTGGTGTTCGGGCTCAAGGGCGCCAATGAGGTGGCACACGAGCTGCCGGTCGATTTTCTGACGGCCATGCAGCGGATGGCGACGCCGATCCTGTTCCTGTTCACGCTGTTCCCGGTGCTGGCGATCAGCAAGCAGTTCGGCAGGCTGCCGGGCGCGGTGGCGGGGGTGGTGGAGCTCGCTCTCGTCGTCGTCACGATGAAGCTGTTGCCGGAGGTGTTCGCCGGGGCGCCGGCGATGGCCGCCGGAGTGCTGCTGCTGATCGGCTTCGCGGTCGCCAGGGATCTACGGCAGCGGCGCAGGGAGCGGGTCCGGGCAGCGGGCGAGCGGGCGGAGACGGCGCACGAGTGGGCGGGGACGGCGCACGAGCGGGCGGAGGCGGCGGACGAGCAAGCGGGAGCGGCGGGCCGGCAAACGGGAGCAGCAGAAGACCGGACGAAAGCAGCGGACGAGCTGCCCGCCGGGCCGGACGAGGACCCCATGGTGTCGCTGTTCAGCGCGAGCGCAGCCCGCCTGCGCCGCCATCTGCCGCTGTTCATGGCGCTGGGCGCCGGGGTGTGTCTGCTGGCACAGCTGCACATATTCGGCGGCGGGGAGGCGGCAAGCTTCCTGATCGCCAAGGGGCGCACCGTGGAGGCGGCGCAGGTCGACTTCTACCGCGCCTTCGGGTTCCTGCCGCTCATCGCCACCACCGCGCTGGCCTCCGGTGCGTATGGCATCGCGGGCTTCACCTTCGTCTACCCGCTCGGCTATCTGCTGCCGAGCCCGTGGTGGGCGCTGGTGTGCGGGGCGCTGGTCTTCGCCGCCGAGGTGCTGGCGCTCAGCGGGATCGGCCGGGTGCTGGGCGGGCTGCCGTCGGTGCGCGACTCCTCCGAGCAGCTACGCGGTGCGATCGGCGCGACACTGCAACTGGCGCTGCTCTTCGGCTCGTTGCTGGCCGCCCAGGCGATGGGCGGCGGGCTGGGCATCCTGCTCGTCGGCGGGCTGTACCTGCTGAACGAGGCGATGGGGCGGGTGGTGGTCCGCACCGCCGCGGGGCCCGCCGCGGTCGTCGCCGGCGGTGTCCTGCTCAACGTCCTGTACTGGCTGGACCTGTTCACCCCTCTCACCTCCTGA
- a CDS encoding DUF2620 family protein: MTKILTGGLGKSEVAGQVTGLGLPGVEIAVSNDMDAAVQLRAGQADYFLGTCHTGAGASLGVLVGLLGAAVCHTFGRSVPTTEQIEALLDEGKQVFGYAVDRMDAVTPVLARAIAARTA, from the coding sequence ATGACCAAGATCCTCACCGGTGGCCTCGGCAAATCCGAGGTCGCCGGCCAGGTGACCGGCCTCGGGCTGCCGGGCGTCGAGATCGCCGTCAGCAACGACATGGACGCGGCGGTGCAGCTGCGGGCCGGGCAGGCGGACTACTTCCTCGGCACCTGCCACACCGGGGCCGGGGCCTCGCTCGGTGTGCTGGTCGGGCTGCTGGGCGCGGCCGTCTGCCACACCTTCGGACGGTCGGTCCCCACCACGGAGCAGATCGAGGCCCTGCTCGACGAGGGCAAGCAGGTGTTCGGCTACGCCGTCGACCGGATGGACGCGGTCACCCCGGTGCTCGCCCGCGCCATCGCCGCCCGTACGGCCTGA
- a CDS encoding transcriptional antiterminator — MESRLARRIRLFCDSGQVRPEVAAFVTAELEALAADGRPVTEDSAGMLAGHLLMALTRLLDGETVDSFRTDAAVAEELADRPEALARARDVAGRAHSELGALLPGPEVNFLALHLAVWHAGAAVSAARPRRDTP; from the coding sequence ATGGAATCCCGTCTCGCCCGGCGCATCCGGCTCTTCTGCGACAGCGGGCAGGTGCGGCCGGAGGTCGCCGCGTTCGTGACGGCCGAGCTGGAGGCCCTGGCCGCCGATGGACGGCCGGTCACCGAGGACAGCGCGGGGATGCTGGCCGGCCATCTGCTGATGGCGCTGACCCGGCTGCTGGACGGCGAGACCGTCGACTCGTTCCGTACGGACGCGGCGGTGGCGGAAGAGCTCGCGGACCGTCCCGAGGCGCTGGCGCGGGCCCGCGACGTCGCCGGACGGGCCCACAGCGAGCTGGGCGCGCTGCTCCCCGGCCCGGAGGTCAACTTCCTGGCGCTGCATCTGGCCGTATGGCATGCGGGCGCGGCGGTGTCCGCGGCCCGACCGCGAAGGGACACCCCATGA
- the yhfZ gene encoding GntR family transcriptional regulator YhfZ translates to MNGIHGPDGLDERFLTRNGHAARQLAALLLLQEADGAGARLPRVRDVAERLGVGNGTAQAALRLLEETGAITTVARGHLGTFLVESDRALLWRLSGLGTVPAVMPLPHSRRFEGLATGLRTAFEEAGAPFAITFLRGAAARVAAVAEGRAALAVLSRSAADQLIGQQPLELIADLGPGTYAGEHGLLLRPGGTLDSPGLRVVVDEASEDQRTLTERLFAHRPDVEWVPCPSLQPWEELARGRADAAVWNLDEVPGQPLGQVQVLPLGNEFTRDLAVRHTSAALIGPTGGAAAAALAAVRGVVKLSRVTAVQGEVLRGERVPAY, encoded by the coding sequence GTGAACGGCATCCACGGTCCCGACGGCCTCGACGAGCGGTTCCTGACCCGCAACGGGCATGCCGCCCGGCAGTTGGCGGCTCTGCTGCTTTTGCAGGAGGCCGACGGTGCGGGGGCACGGTTGCCGCGGGTCCGTGACGTCGCCGAGCGGCTGGGGGTGGGCAACGGCACGGCGCAGGCCGCGCTCCGGCTCCTGGAGGAGACGGGCGCGATCACGACCGTCGCCCGGGGCCATCTCGGTACCTTCCTCGTGGAGTCGGACCGGGCCCTCCTGTGGCGCCTGTCCGGCCTCGGCACGGTGCCGGCGGTGATGCCACTGCCGCACTCCCGGCGTTTCGAAGGCCTCGCGACGGGGCTGCGGACCGCGTTCGAGGAAGCCGGCGCACCGTTCGCGATCACCTTCCTGCGGGGTGCGGCCGCCCGGGTCGCAGCCGTGGCCGAGGGCAGGGCCGCGCTGGCGGTGCTGTCGCGCTCCGCCGCCGACCAACTGATCGGGCAGCAGCCGCTCGAACTGATCGCGGACCTGGGACCGGGCACCTACGCCGGCGAACACGGGCTGTTGCTGCGGCCCGGGGGCACGCTCGACTCCCCCGGTCTGCGGGTCGTCGTCGACGAGGCCTCGGAGGATCAGCGGACGCTCACCGAACGGCTCTTTGCGCACCGCCCGGACGTGGAGTGGGTGCCGTGTCCCTCCCTGCAGCCGTGGGAGGAGCTGGCGCGGGGCCGGGCCGATGCGGCGGTGTGGAATCTCGACGAGGTACCGGGACAACCGCTCGGCCAGGTGCAGGTGTTGCCGCTGGGCAATGAGTTCACCCGCGATCTGGCGGTGCGCCATACGAGTGCCGCGCTGATAGGCCCTACCGGCGGGGCGGCGGCCGCGGCACTGGCGGCCGTGCGGGGTGTAGTGAAGCTGTCCAGGGTCACGGCCGTGCAGGGCGAGGTGCTGCGGGGCGAGCGCGTTCCGGCGTACTGA